Proteins found in one Aspergillus chevalieri M1 DNA, chromosome 2, nearly complete sequence genomic segment:
- the SAT4 gene encoding serine/threonine protein kinase SAT4 (COG:T;~EggNog:ENOG410PG7W;~InterPro:IPR017441,IPR008271,IPR000719,IPR011009;~PFAM:PF07714,PF00069;~go_function: GO:0004672 - protein kinase activity [Evidence IEA];~go_function: GO:0005524 - ATP binding [Evidence IEA];~go_process: GO:0006468 - protein phosphorylation [Evidence IEA]): MTPQSTATSPVASAVSSATNSQIFSDPRDGDAAQVTRAFAGMNLSAMNGDSLPAPPPPAATKPARPTMANRISRMFSSTKTATSKDHPSDSNRDFSDSSSDGAKAPSANGSQKPGSKPSSKPPSRAPSRQTSTKGDDRDREKKPKSSSGKEQKDGTVNVSKRFELQTDGTHAHHLRSARRQEKLTDLLRDMLGGSRKKDDHADDQQQLSLMSTWIDQFKNERDKLAADKKGGPNATASLVDKYGKCQEIVGRGAFGIVRISHKVDPKDHKMEQLYAVKEFRRRPQETAKKYQKRLTSEFCISSSLRHPNVIHTLDLLQDAKGDYCEVMEYCAGGDLYTLVLAAGKLEVAEADCLFKQLMRGVEYMHEMGVAHRDLKPENLLLTTHGALKITDFGNGECFRMAWEEEAHMTAGLCGSAPYIAPEEYIEKEFDPRAVDIWATGVIYMAMRTGRHLWRVARKDEDEFYQRYLEGRKHEDGYAPIETLHRARCRNVIYSILDPNPTRRINASQVLKSEWLREIKLCKPGEEGF; this comes from the exons ATGACTCCGCAATCTACTGCTACTTCTCCTGTTGCGTCCGCTGTCTCCTCCGCCACAAATTCTCAGATTTTTAGTGACCCACGAGATGGAGATGCTGCTCAGGTAACACGTGCCTTTGCGGGCATGAATCTGTCCGCCATGAATGGGGATTCACTTCCTGCGCCTCCGCCACCTGCCGCCACAAAACCGGCCAGGCCTACCATGGCAAACCGCATCTCTCGCATGTTTTCTTCCACCAAGACTGCCACTTCCAAGGACCACCCTTCGGATTCGAATCGTGACTTTTCCGATAGCAGTTCGGATGGCGCTAAGGCTCCTTCGGCCAATGGCAGTCAGAAGCCAGGCAGCAAGCCCTCATCTAAACCTCCGTCCCGCGCACCTTCTCGCCAGACCTCCACCAAAGGTGACGACAGAGACAGAGAGAAGAAACCCAAGTCGAGCAGTGGCAAAGAGCAAAAAGATGGCACCGTCAACGTCAGCAAGCGGTTTGAGTTGCAGACCGATGGAACTCACGCGCATCATCTTAGAAGTGCCCGTCGACAGGAGAAATTGACCGATCTCCTCCGTGATATGCTTGGAGGGAGTCGCAAGAAAGATGACCACGCTGATGACCAGCAGCAGCTGTCCCTAATGTCCACCTGGATCGATCAGTTCAAGAATGAACGCGACAAGTTGGCCGCGGACAAGAAGGGTGGTCCCAACGCCACTGCGTCGTTGGTTGACAAGTACGGCAAGTGCCAGGAGATTGTGGGCCGTGGTGCCTTTGGTATCGTCCGCATCTCGCACAAGGTCGACCCCAAGGACCACAAAATGGAACAGCTCTATGCCGTTAAAGAATTCCGCCGTCGCCCCCAAGAAACCGCCAAGAAGTACCAGAAGCGGTTGACCTCGGAGTTTTGCATTTCCTCGTCGCTGCGCCATCCCAACGTCATCCACACTCTCGATCTATTACAAGATGCCAAGGGCGATTACTGTGAAGTTATGGAATACTGTGCAGGCGGAGACCTGTACACTCTGGTTCTGGCAGCCGGCAAACTCGAAGTGGCCGAAGCCGACTGTCTATTCAAGCAACTGATGCGTGGTGTCGAATACATGCACGAGATGGGTGTCGCTCACCGCGACTTGAAGCCCGAGAACCTCCTGTTGACCACTCATGGTGCACTCAAGATTACTGATTTCGGTAACGGTGAGTGCTTCCGTATGGCCTGGGAGGAGGAAGCCCACATGACGGCCGGTTTGTGCGGATCCGCTCCTTACATCGCTCCTGAGGAATACATCGAGAAGGAGTTCGACCCCAGAGCGGTCGATATCTGGGCAACTGGCGTTATCTACATGGCCATGCGTACGGGACGACACTTGTGGCGGGTCGCCCGtaaagatgaagatgaattcTATCAACGTTATCTGGAAGGCCGTAAACACGAAGATGGCTACGCTCCAATTGAAACTCTTCATAGG GCTCGTTGCCGCAATGTGATATACTCTATCCTGGACCCAAATCCTACTCGTCGTATCAATGCCTCGCAGGTCTTGAAATCTGAATGGCTTCGTGAGATCAAGCTGTGTAAGCCAGGCGAGGAAGGGTTCTGA
- the GRS1 gene encoding glycine--tRNA ligase (COG:J;~EggNog:ENOG410PH5K;~InterPro:IPR036621,IPR006195,IPR004154,IPR027031, IPR033731,IPR002315;~PFAM:PF03129;~go_component: GO:0005737 - cytoplasm [Evidence IEA];~go_function: GO:0000166 - nucleotide binding [Evidence IEA];~go_function: GO:0004820 - glycine-tRNA ligase activity [Evidence IEA];~go_function: GO:0005524 - ATP binding [Evidence IEA];~go_process: GO:0006426 - glycyl-tRNA aminoacylation [Evidence IEA]) yields MATVNTKTGQAVDRSVLDSLLRRRLFYTPSFEIYGGVSGLYDYGPPGCAVLNNMIELWRKHFVLEEDMLEVDCTMLTPEEILKTSGHVEKFADWMCKDPKTGEIFRADHLVEEVLEARLKGDKEARGQTVVVDEAKEAKKKKKVSTKAVQLPDAVVQEYEEILAQIDNFDGVELEGIIAKHDIRNPTTGGNLLPPVAFNLMFQTAIGPSSNMPGYLRPETAQGQFLNFQKLLDFNQNSMPFASASVGKSFRNEISPRAGLLRVREFLMAEIEHYVDPEGGKKHTRFDEVKDVQLSLLNRDVQSSGKTDIQKMTVGKAVETGLVDNETLGYFIARIQLFLLKLGVDPNKLRFRQHMANEMAHYASDCWDAELQTSYGWIECVGCADRSAYDLTVHKNKTGAPLVVREPRAEPLKVEEWQIDLDKKKFGPRFKKDGKTVEAAINALSQDFREKLSLELEQNDKVEIDVEGVASGKVELEKDIIKIEKRTRVENTREYTPNVIEPSFGIGRILYSMIEHVYWSREGDEARGVLSFPPVIAPTKVLIVPLSSNQAFAPLSQRLMTKLRRMGVSNRVDDSSASIGKRYARNDELGTPFGITVDFQSVKDNTFTLRDRDSTKQVRASEDEIVHALKSLVDGDETWEDIRQRLPEFTGQDVE; encoded by the exons ATGGCCACTGTGAACACCAAGACCGGCCAAGCCGTTGACCGGTCTGTACTCGACTCGCTGCTCCGTCGACGTCTCTTCTACACCCCGTCGTTCGAGATCTATGGAGGCGTTTCCGGCCTCTACGACTATGGCCCTCCCGGATGCGCCGTGCTGAACAACATGATTGAGCTGTGGCGCAAGCATTTCGTGCTGGAGGAGGACATGCTCGAGGTCGACTGCACCATGCTCACGCCCGAGGAAATCCTGAAGACCAGTGGTCACGTCGAGAAGTTCGCCGACTGGATGTGCAAGGATCCTAAGACTGGCGAGATCTTCCGCGCCGATCACTTGGTGGAGGAGGTGCTTGAGGCACGACTCAAGGGTGACAAGGAGGCACGCGGTCAGACAGTCGTGGTGGACGAAGCGAAGGAGgctaagaaaaagaagaaggtcagCACCAAGGCTGTTCAGTTGCCCGATGCTGTGGTCCAGGAGTACGAGGAGATTCTCGCACAGATTGACAACTTTGATGGTGTGGAGCTGGAGGGTATTATTGCCAAGCACGATATCAGAAACCCTACGACTGGAGGcaaccttcttcctcctgtaGCTTTCAACCTGATGTTCCAGACTGCCATCGGCCCCAGCAGTAACATGCCTGGCTACCTGCGTCCGGAGACGGCCCAGGGTCAGTTCTTGAATTTTCAGAAGCTGCTTGACTTCAACCAGAACTCCATGCCGTTTGCCTCAGCCTCGGTTGGCAAGTCGTTCCGTAACGAGATCTCCCCCCGTGCCGGTCTTTTGCGTGTGCGTGAATTCTTGATGGCGGAGATTGAGCACTACGTCGACCCCGAGGGTGGTAAGAAGCATACTCGCTTCGACGAAGTCAAGGACGTTCAACTGTCTCTCCTTAATCGGGATGTCCAGTCTTCTGGTAAGACTGACATCCAGAAGATGACCGTCGGCAAGGCCGTCGAGACCGGTCTCGTGGACAACGAAACCCTCGGATATTTTATCGCACGTATCCAACTCTTCCTTCTCAAACTTGGTGTGGACCCCAATAAGCTTCGTTTCCGTCAGCACATGGCCAACGAAATGGCCCACTACGCTTCCGACTGCTGGGATGCCGAGTTGCAGACCAGCTATGGCTGGATCGAGTGCGTTGGTTGTGCCGACCGCAGCGCCTACGACTTGACTGTTCACAAGAACAAGACTGGTGCTCCCTTGGTCGTCCGTGAGCCTCGTGCGGAGCCCTTGAAGGTTGAGGAGTGGCAGATCGACCTCGACAAGAAGAAATTCGGTCCCCGCTTCAAGAAGGACGGTAAGACTGTCGAGGCAGCCATCAACGCTCTTTCGCAGGACTTCCGAGAGAAGTTGTCGCTTGAACTCGAGCAGAATGATAAGGTCGAGATTGATGTGGAAGGTGTTGCATCTGGAAAGGTCGAGTTGGAGAAGGATATTATTAAGATCGAGAAGCGCACGCGGGTTGAGAATACTCGCGAGTACACTCCTAACGTTATTGAGCCGTCTTTCGGTATTGGGCGTATCTTGTACAGCATGATTGAACACGTCTACTGGTCTAGAGAAGGCGACGAGGCCCGTGGT GTTCTCTCCTTCCCCCCAGTGATCGCACCCACCAAGGTCCTGATTGTTCCTCTTTCGAGCAACCAGGCTTTTGCGCCTCTCTCTCAGCGTCTGATGACCAAGCTCCGGCGTATGGGTGTCTCGAACCGGGTTGACGACTCGTCCGCCAGTATCGGGAAACGGTACGCCCGTAACGATGAACTGGGCACTCCCTTCGGTATCACCGTCGACTTCCAGTCCGTCAAGGACAACACCTTCACTCTGCGTGATCGTGATTCGACGAAGCAGGTCCGTGCCAGCGAGGATGAGATCGTGCATGCTCTCAAGTCGTTGGTGGACGGTGACGAAACATGGGAGGATATCCGGCAGCGTCTGCCTGAGTTCACTGGCCAGGACGTGGAGTAA
- a CDS encoding uncharacterized protein (COG:S;~EggNog:ENOG410PKR0;~InterPro:IPR029063;~PFAM:PF13489,PF13847,PF13649), with protein sequence MDGKGIWPSSKRTSQGMAVGERKVAYSLQGLDINDYQEKKEEEDDDDASDSGSMKSTKSFEAQNIHVTIEHGRRYCDDFYFMPNDETESTRLNIIHQIYLILLDGKLTTVPLAKDEPRILDVGTGTGDWAVEMSSLFPKATIVATDIGIFDTGLVHIDLPNVFFQLDDAREEWTYHEPFDLIHLRGLSGAFNDWPAIYRQAFEHLNPGGYIEIADTDPAGDSVTFPNSESSYFHIYTGAMRSAAEALKYPRDLCHLKPNMLSAAGFVDVRVFERTVPIGLWPQDLHEKTLGKMTLIAVLEGLEAYGLRSLTATGWTADAVRDLCEKAKMEIMSADRMTARVKFMTGRKPISRVQMKEMRQRELLARALKKVEE encoded by the exons ATGGACGGAAAAGGCATCTGGCCGTCGAGTAAAAGGACCAGCCAGGGAATGGCTGTAGGGGAAAGGAAGGTGGCGTATTCGCTGCAGGGGCTTGACATTAATGACTAtcaagagaagaaggaagaggaggatgatgatgacgctTCTGATTCAGGGTCCAT GAAATCAACCAAATCATTCGAAGCGCAGAATATCCATGTGACCATTGAACATGGCCGCAGATACTGCGACGACTTCTACTTCATGCCCAACGACGAGACCGAAAGTACCCGTTTGAACATCATCCATCAGATCTACCTCATCCTTCTCGACGGCAAGCTTACCACCGTGCCCCTGGCCAAAGACGAGCCCCGAATCCTCGACGTCGGCACCGGCACTGGCGACTGGGCTGTCGAAATGAGCAGCCTTTTCCCGAAAGCTACCATTGTCGCCACGGACATCGGTATCTTCGATACCGGACTTGTGCATATCGACCTCCCCAACGTGTTCTTCCAGCTCGACGATGCTCGCGAGGAGTGGACGTACCACGAGCCCTTCGACCTGATCCACCTGCGCGGCCTTTCGGGCGCCTTCAACGACTGGCCCGCTATTTATCGACAGGCATTCGAACATCTCAACCCGGGCGGATACATCGAAATCGCAGATACAGACCCGGCAGGCGACTCAGTGACATTCCCGAATTCAGAGAGCTCGTATTTCCACATTTACACGGGTGCAATGCGCTCTGCTGCCGAGGCATTGAAGTACCCGCGCGACCTTTGCCATCTGAAACCCAACATGCTGTCCGCCGCGGGATTCGTGGATGTCCGTGTCTTTGAACGCACAGTCCCCATCGGGTTATGGCCGCAGGACCTGCATGAGAAGACCCTGGGTAAAATGACGCTGATCGCTGTGCTCGAAGGTCTGGAGGCGTATGGATTGCGATCGCTTACGGCTACTGGATGGACAGCAGATGCAGTCCGGGATCTATGCGAAAAAGCAAAAATGGAGATTATGAGTGCGGACCGGATGACTGCGCGTGTTAAGTTCATGACGGGTAGGAAGCCGATTTCGAGGGTTCAGATGAAGGAAATGAGGCAGAGGGAGCTGCTTGCCAGGGCCTTAAAGAAGGTTGAGGAGTGA
- the PTH1 gene encoding aminoacyl-tRNA hydrolase (COG:J;~EggNog:ENOG410PSBJ;~InterPro:IPR001328,IPR036416;~PFAM:PF01195;~go_function: GO:0004045 - aminoacyl-tRNA hydrolase activity [Evidence IEA]), translating to MSNIQQHQPPNTPKTTMPDLTKPAKRILFIASIGNPAPYRTTRHSAGHILFESLVPLLSSRFSPTPNCTLSEAEQSVLYKTWKSPAYMNESGGKLVRRLHKWISTLDIQQRQPTLVILHDELESPLGKLRVKRGGAEAASLRGHRGLISIMEVLRGKGLYPPRAPAENTGLSIMRVGVGIGRPESRERGSVADYVLTKMSPEELTVVRAAADPVVELLLEELYREQEQS from the coding sequence ATGTCCAACatccaacaacaccaacccccCAACACCCCTAAAACAACAATGCCGGACCTGACAAAACCCGCCAAAcgcatcctcttcatcgctTCTATCGGAAATCCCGCTCCATACCGAACCACCCGCCACAGCGCCGGCCACATCCTCTTCGAATCCCTCGTCCCGCTCCTTTCCTCGCGCTTCTCACCCACACCAAACTGCACGCTCTCAGAAGCGGAACAGTCAGTCCTCTACAAGACATGGAAGAGTCCGGCGTACATGAACGAGTCGGGAGGAAAACTCGTGCGCCGGTTACATAAATGGATTTCTACTCTCGATATACAACAGCGGCAGCCAACACTCGTGATCCTACATGATGAACTCGAGTCGCCGCTGGGTAAGTTAAGAGTGAAGCGCGGCGGGGCAGAAGCGGCTAGTCTACGCGGCCATCGGGGTCTGATTAGTATAATGGAGGTTTTGCGCGGGAAGGGATTGTATCCTCCGCGGGCACCTGCGGAGAATACAGGGCTTTCGATTATGCGCGTTGGAGTGGGAATTGGGCGCCCTGAGAGTCGAGAGCGGGGGTCTGTGGCTGATTATGTCCTGACAAAAATGAGTCCTGAGGAATTGACGGTGGTGCGAGCTGCTGCTGATCCGGTGGTCGAGTTGTTGCTTGAGGAGCTTTATCGCGAGCAGGAGCAGTCATGA
- a CDS encoding uncharacterized protein (COG:S;~EggNog:ENOG410PIX3;~InterPro:IPR015943;~TransMembrane:1 (o453-473i);~go_function: GO:0005515 - protein binding [Evidence IEA]) produces MAPAIPSAKLTLSCPLFAADFDPRNSDYLLVGGGGGEGRSGVGNRIALLNTSKRDEITESTEIELSRDEDSVMSMAVAQASEDSMISLAGINSSTAEQKRDNNQHLRSFKIDLPKKQGEKKMLEKTTIPVDSVEKSTLLSRTSLFRTKGAKAGSDTYQRIVRISPWRGEKLSRVGAITTGLAQSGEIVFFQAISMPKESDVIGRIRLSDGEEAGDIDIIDSGKEDGKFRVAYTNGVDVFTCQISSSTRSSTAPDVSRVYTIPLLEKGKRPKFRALRFLSPTSLLLLQNAPDRSGSELVVLSLPASNEKNKAVTIVRRKKLRKTIKMGLGLDVCNLGTGAENDQTQQIIIAVTGSDQSIELLTLEYNPEKGYGKLWPYASLHDVHPFSVTRICFSTFTPPSHPVTPEVGPQYIKLASVSMGNTVVVHTIPLSPFPVSSRTPRYVLAIPGESETWATLLSGFTALFTVLIVCVLLQGYMEIKGGAPSYLGVSEWLPPQVQSVLGHPTPSLSVERIDTSTSSIPTATTTISVIPNTNTGNQRQSLRDILRPRQEQEAATDAVTAGVNNNIIVRCTTTDDGTSNEILIETIPSEQQIQDETRPWEELGEEQQSLWKQRLADAGHWAVEEGETILKGVLFAEYCGFVRELVGEELL; encoded by the exons ATGGCGCCGGCAATTCCCTCAGCCAAGCTGACTCTCTCGTGCCCCCTCTTCGCCGCCGACTTCGATCCGCGGAATAGCGACTATCTCCTCGTGGGCGGTGGTGGAGGCGAAGGTCGCAGCGGTGTTGGAAACAGAATC GCCCTCTTGAACACGTCCAAGCGAGATGAGATCACCGAATCAACCGAGATCGAACTATCGCGCGATGAGGATTCTGTCATGTCGATGGCTGTTGCGCAAGCATCCGAGGACTCCATGATATCTCTGGCCGGGATCAACAGTTCCACGGCTGAGCAGAAGCGCGATAATAACCAGCACCTGCGATCATTTAAGATCGACCTTCCGAAAAAGcaaggagagaagaagatgcTGGAGAAAACAACAATACCAGTCGATTCGGTAGAGAAATCAACACTACTATCGCGTACGTCGCTGTTTAGAACCAAGGGTGCGAAGGCCGGGTCAGATACGTACCAGCGGATCGTGAGAATATCGCCTTGGAGGGGTGAGAAGTTGTCGCGGGTTGGTGCTATCACGACCGGATTGGCGCAATCCGGGGAGATTGTTTTCTTTCAGGCTATTTCGATGCCAAAGGAGTCGGACGTGATCGGGAGGATCCGTCTAAgtgatggagaggaagctGGGGATATCGACATTATCGACTCGGGGAAGGAGGATGGGAAGTTCCGGGTTGCGTATACCAACGGCGTGGATGTGTTTACCTGTCAGATCTCGTCGAGTACAAGGAGTAGTACCGCCCCCGATGTGAGTCGTGTGTATACCATTCCCCTACtggagaaggggaagaggccAAAATTCCGCGCGCTGCGGTTCCTATCGCCTACGTCTTTGCTACTTCTGCAGAATGCACCGGATCGCAGTGGAAGTGAGCTCGTGGTTCTTAGTCTGCCAGCGTCGAATGAGAAGAACAAGGCGGTGACGATCGTGCGAAGGAAGAAGCTACGCAAGACAATCAAGATGGGACTGGGCCTCGACGTATGCAATCTCGGTACGGGCGCGGAGAATGACCAGACGCAACAGATCATCATCGCGGTCACGGGCAGCGACCAGTCCATCGAGCTCCTGACGCTCGAATACAATCCCGAGAAAGGCTACGGGAAACTTTGGCCATACGCCAGTCTCCACGATGTCCATCCCTTCTCTGTGACCAGGATCTGCTTCTCAACATTCACACCACCTTCACACCCCGTTACCCCAGAAGTCGGTCCACAGTACATCAAACTCGCCTCCGTCAGCATGGGCAATACCGTCGTCGTCCACACGATCCCCCTCTCCCCATTCCCCGTGTCGAGTCGGACCCCGCGCTACGTCCTGGCCATTCCTGGCGAATCGGAAACATGGGCCACGCTTCTCAGCGGGTTCACGGCGCTCTTTACTGTCCTTATCGTCTGTGTCCTTCTTCAGGGATACATGGAGATCAAAGGCGGGGCACCATCATATCTGGGTGTTTCAGAATGGCTTCCTCCTCAGGTCCAAAGTGTCCTTGGTCACCCTACCCCTTCTCTCTCAGTCGAGCGCATCGACACCTCTACATCCTCTATCCCCACAGCTACGACTACCATATCAGTAATACCAAACACAAACACGGGCAACCAACGACAATCTCTCCGCGACATCCTCCGCCCCAGAcaagagcaagaagcagCAACAGACGCAGTAACTGCTGGTGTCAACAACAACATTATCGTGCGCTGCACCACCACCGACGACGGCACCTCGAACGAGATCCTCATCGAAACAATCCCCTCAGaacaacaaatacaagacgAGACCCGTCCGTGGGAGGAATTAGGCGAAGAGCAACAGTCCCTCTGGAAACAGCGGTTGGCGGACGCAGGCCACTGGGCTgtggaagaaggggaaacGATCCTGAAGGGAGTGTTATTTGCGGAGTATTGTGGGTTTGTTAGGGAGTTGGTGGGAGAGGAATTGCTTTGA
- the HOB3 gene encoding amphiphysin-like protein RVS161 (COG:U;~EggNog:ENOG410PGVR;~InterPro:IPR003005,IPR004148,IPR027267,IPR037429;~PFAM:PF03114;~go_component: GO:0005737 - cytoplasm [Evidence IEA];~go_function: GO:0005515 - protein binding [Evidence IEA];~go_process: GO:0007015 - actin filament organization [Evidence IEA]), with protein MSWAGFKKNVNRATTQVMMKTGHVERTNDRDYEIEERRFRTMEAASTRLQKEAKGYLDSLRAMTASQMRIAETIDAFYGDAGTRDGVSRSYKQAVEDLDAETIKALDGPYRSTVLDPISRWCAYFPDINECIKKRNHKLLDYDAMRAKVKKLVEKPDKDATKLPRTERETEMAKQAYEQLNEQLFTELPQLIDLRVPYLDPSFEALVKIQLRFCAEAYSRMAQVQQYLDAETRDQYARGDLDNRVEEVLQEIRDLSIAGTV; from the exons ATGTCCTGGGCCG GGTTCAAGAAAAATGTCAACCGCGCGACGACGCAGGTTATGATGAAGACGG GGCATGTGGAAAGGACAAATGACCGAGACTACGAAATCGAGGAACG GCGATTCCGGACTATGGAGGCGGCATCCACCCGTCTgcaaaaagaagcaaaggGGTATCTGGACTCGCTACGAG CCATGACGGCTTCGCAAATGCGTATTGCAGAGACGATAGATGCCTTCTACGGTGACGCCGGGACAAGGGATGGTGTGAGTCGAAGTTACAAGCAAGCAGTTGAGGACCTCGATGCCGAGACGATCAAAGCTTTGGACGGGCCGTACCGATCTACAGTCCTGGATCCCATCTCCCGATGGTGCGCCTACTTCCCCGACATCAACGAATGCATTAAGAAACGAAACCACAAACTCCTCGACTATGATGCCATGCGCGCCAAGGTGAAGAAGCTCGTCGAGAAGCCCGACAAGGACGCCACCAAGCTCCCGCGGACGGAGCGCGAAACCGAAATGGCGAAACAGGCATACGAACAGCTGAACGAGCAGCTGTTCACCGAACTTCCGCAACTCATCGACCTCCGCGTGCCGTACCTGGATCCCAGTTTCGAGGCGTTGGTCAAGATTCAGCTCCGGTTCTGCGCTGAGGCATATTCGCGCATGGCGCAGGTACAGCAGTATCTGGATGCGGAGACTCGCGATCAATACGCGCGTGGTGACTTGGACAACCGGGTAGAGGAGGTGTTGCAGGAGATTCGGGATTTGAGCATAGCGGGAACTGTCTGA
- a CDS encoding rRNA-binding ribosome biosynthesis protein RPF1 (COG:J;~EggNog:ENOG410PI8V;~InterPro:IPR007109;~PFAM:PF04427) — MARKGNRPPPGVTDEYKPKNKLARQDLHVKRKRAKDSARRAERFARKKEEAKDPNLKEDRLKRNIPLTIDRKRVWDDVDSDVEDPLGLSVDVERIKRQKQEEEDELNRPLKDSEQSSEDEEDEGDDSGDVDSMLASSDEDDKDEDEDKQKDEDRGRRKSSLPSATERATSPSQSTKSTNLNLAPEALAAKFPSLFSTELQQRPPKILITTVLYSTLHNEAEQLVNFFPNSVYIRRNAHRYSHKFSIREIAKFATNRNFTALVVVNEDQKRISGLTIIHLPGGPTFHFSISNWIDSKKIPGHGKATEHWPELILNNFRTPLGLLTAHLFRNLFPSKPDFEGRNVVTIHNQRDYLFVRRHRYVFREKRETEKPVVGADGKEMQGAEGIRAGLQELGPRFTLKLRRVDKGIHKISGQEWQWKGGMEKERTKFQL, encoded by the coding sequence ATGGCTAGGAAAGGAAATAGGCCCCCGCCGGGCGTCACCGACGAGTACAAGCCAAAAAACAAATTGGCCCGCCAAGACCTCCATGTCAAGCGAAAGCGCGCCAAAGACTCTGCGCGCCGGGCAGAACGATTTGcgagaaagaaggaagaggccaAGGATCCCAACTTGAAGGAGGACAGATTGAAGCGCAACATTCCTTTGACGATTGATCGCAAACGAGTGTGGGATGATGTAGACAGCGATGTTGAGGACCCGCTGGGGTTGAGCGTCGACGTGGAGCGGATCAAGAGACAGaaacaggaagaagaggacgagcTCAATCGGCCATTGAAGGATAGTGAACAGAGTtcagaggacgaggaggacgaggggGATGATAGTGGCGACGTCGACAGTATGCTTGCGAGCAGTGATGAAGATGacaaggatgaggatgaagacaaACAAAAGGATGAAGACCGAGGCCGCAGGAAGTCATCGCTCCCATCAGCTACAGAACGCGCTACCAGTCCAAGCCAATCGACAAAAAGCACAAACCTCAACCTAGCCCCCGAGGCTCTGGCAGCCAAATTCCCCTCGTTATTTTCGACCGAATTACAGCAACGGCCGCCcaagatcctcatcactaCAGTGCTTTATTCAACTCTCCACAACGAAGCCGAACAACTTGTCAACTTCTTCCCCAACAGCGTCTACATCCGCCGCAACGCACACCGGTACTCGCACAAGTTCTCGATCCGCGAAATCGCCAAGTTCGCTACAAACCGCAACTTTACCGCCCTCGTCGTGGTCAACGAGGACCAGAAGCGCATCTCCGGTTTAACCATCATCCATCTCCCAGGTGGCCCGACCTTTCACTTCTCCATCAGCAACTGGATAGACTCGAAGAAAATCCCGGGTCATGGTAAAGCAACCGAGCACTGGCCAGAGCTGATCCTGAACAACTTCCGCACACCACTCGGTCTTCTGACGGCGCATCTCTTCCGGAATCTGTTCCCGTCAAAGCCAGACTTCGAGGGCCGAAATGTAGTTACCATCCACAACCAGCGTGACTATCTCTTCGTGCGCAGACATCGGTACGTCTTCCGTGAGAAGCGCGAGACGGAGAAACCCGTCGTTGGGGCGGACGGCAAGGAAATGCAAGGCGCAGAGGGTATCCGTGCTGGTTTGCAGGAACTTGGGCCGCGGTTTACGCTTAAGCTCCGTCGTGTTGACAAGGGGATTCATAAAATTAGCGGGCAGGAATGGCAATGGAAGGGTGGaatggagaaggagaggacCAAGTTCCAGCTGTAA